The proteins below come from a single Aegilops tauschii subsp. strangulata cultivar AL8/78 chromosome 6, Aet v6.0, whole genome shotgun sequence genomic window:
- the LOC109735056 gene encoding glucan endo-1,3-beta-glucosidase 3: MSRGRWQGCVFVLVLLLFSASGTSLGDNTIVPSNSPSDFARIIVQSKQTKRAQVCGGADHRLLRSLANTGAEVMVTIPNSHLQHLAEFRDEARLWVAANVAPFLPATMITHVLAGDEILSSASPGDAAYSLVPAMRNLHAALVAAGLDGHIRVSTVLSSVPLAPSWSPGVAGHVLRFLSETGSPLFLKARTSDVRVDDVYAAMRALGFSGIPLIAAESAELALSGALVYHSYLYGRHPMTAGGGGRRSLATGTFCVALQNADPTALQAGLSWACGQGQADCSAVQPGGACYKQNNVAALASYAYNDYYQKSASTGATCSFNGTATTTATDPSSGSCVFAGSTMAGDSTSNSSVPSASPPTSLGAPPSDDLTPPVSSSPPSDFGPPAADTAPPTSFDAPAGGFGPPSGFSPPSVFGSPPSTFGPPGSLTGSGSFGPSGTLEPYGVGCRHVASLAASTLLSAIVLAVLCASPDLM; encoded by the exons ATGTCGCGCGGGAGATGGCAGGGATGCGTTTTTGTTCTCGTCCTTCTTCTCTTCAGCGCGTCAG GCACTTCTCTGGGGGACAACACGATCGTCCCTTCAAATTCTCCGTCAGACTTCGCGAGAATCATCGTGCAGTCTAAGCAGACCAAGCGAGCGCAGGTGTGCGGCGGAGCCGACCACCGGCTGCTGCGGTCCCTCGCCAACACCGGCGCAGAGGTCATGGTCACCATCCCCAACTCACATCTGCAGCACCTCGCCGAGTTCCGGGACGAGGCCCGGCTCTGGGTGGCCGCCAATGTGGCGCCGTTCCTCCCGGCGACCATGATCACGCACGTCCTAGCGGGAGACGAAATCCTGTCGTCCGCCTCCCCCGGAGACGCCGCCTACTCGCTGGTCCCCGCCATGCGGAACCTCCACGCCGCCCTTGTCGCTGCCGGACTTGACGGCCACATCAGGGTGTCCACCGTGCTCTCCTCGGTGCCGCTCGCCCCGTCGTGGTCCCCCGGCGTCGCAGGGCACGTCCTGCGGTTCCTGTCGGAGACCGGCTCGCCGTTGTTCCTCAAGGCTCGCACGTCGGATGTCAGAGTCGACGACGTGTACGCCGCGATGCGGGCGCTGGGCTTCTCAGGCATCCCACTGATCGCGGCAGAGTCGGCGGAGCTCGCTCTCAGTGGCGCGCTGGTGTACCACAGCTACTTGTATGGCCGTCATCCCATGACCGCCGGTGGAGGTGGGAGGCGGTCGCTGGCGACGGGGACGTTCTGCGTGGCCTTGCAGAACGCGGACCCGACAGCGCTGCAGGCGGGCCTGAGCTGGGCGTGCGGGCAGGGGCAGGCCGACTGCTCGGCGGTGCAGCCCGGAGGGGCGTGCTACAAGCAGAACAACGTGGCGGCGCTGGCCTCCTACGCCTACAATGACTACTACCAGAAGAGCGCCAGCACCGGCGCCACCTGCTCCTTCAACggcaccgccaccaccaccgccaccgaTCCCA GCTCAGGATCGTGCGTCTTCGCAGGAAG CACCATGGCAGGAGACTCCACCTCCAACTCGAGCGTGCCGAGCGCCAGCCCTCCGACGAGCCTGGGCGCCCCTCCGTCAGACGATCTCACTCCTCCGGTCAGCTCAAGCCCTCCGTCCGACTTCGGCCCCCCGGCAGCCGACACGGCACCTCCGACGAGCTTTGACGCTCCCGCAGGTGGCTTCGGACCACCGTCTGGCTTCAGTCCCCCGTCTGTGTTCGGCAGCCCGCCGTCGACGTTCGGCCCGCCCGGGAGCTTAACCGGGAGCGGGAGCTTCGGGCCGAGCGGCACCCTCGAGCCTTACGGCGTCGGGTGTCGCCACGTGGCCTCCTTGGCTGCCTCCACTCTTCTGTCCGCCATTGTTCTCGCGGTCCTTTGCGCGTCACCAGATCTGATGTAA